Proteins encoded in a region of the Vicia villosa cultivar HV-30 ecotype Madison, WI linkage group LG5, Vvil1.0, whole genome shotgun sequence genome:
- the LOC131602803 gene encoding neutral/alkaline invertase 3, chloroplastic-like: protein MSLGTSQAVYQILSRVVPQSGYNELYGNTSQLRVKCRKKLSSRRRFLIESSTSSQLRPHRFPLTAVSFCDYKTYSHPRLQTCKCQQAENLSGITSGDGNGARFASDVEKSNLVSNVMSAKSVVEFEDVQLLKQEKEILSSNITNGNISKNFDSVSINSIEDEAWDLLRESVVNYCGNPIGTIAAKDPNSTNVLNYDQVFIRDFIPSGIAFLLKGEYDIVRNFILHTLQLQSWEKTMDCHSPGQGLMPASFKVRTVPLEGDDSATEEVLDPDFGEAAIGRVAPVDSGLWWIILLRAYGKCSGDLSVQERVDVQTGIKMILKLCLADGFDMFPTLLVTDGSCMIDRRMGIHGHPLEIQALFYSALLCAREMLTPEDGSADLIRALNNRLVALSFHIREYYWIDMKRLNEIYRYKTEEYSYDAVNKFNIYPDQIPPWLVEWMPNKGGYLIGNLQPAHMDFRFFSLGNLWSVVNSMATEEQSHSILDLIEAKWSDLVAEMPLKICYPALEGQEWQIITGSDPKNTPWSYHNGGSWPSLLWQFTAACIKMNRPHIAAKTVEIAERRISRDKWPEYYDTKRSRFIGKQSQLFQTWSIAGYLVSKLLLADPSKANILITAEDSELANAFITANPKGKRGRKNLKQTYIV from the exons ATGTCTTTGGGTACTTCCCAAGCAGTTTATCAGATTCTGTCTAGGGTTGTGCCTCAATCTGGGTATAATGAGCTTTATGGGAACACTTCGCAGTTGCGAGTAAAATGTAGGAAGAAACTGTCTTCAAGGCGTAGGTTTTTAATCGAGAGCTCTACTTCTAGCCAGTTAAGACCTCATCGATTTCCGTTGACTGCTGTCAGTTTTTGTGACTATAAGACCTATAGTCATCCGCGGTTACAGACATGCAAATGCCAACAGGCTGAAAATCTGAGTGGCATAACTTCAGGAGATGGGAACGGGGCGAGGTTTGCGAGTGACGTTGAGAAATCAAATTTGGTAAGCAATGTGATGAGTGCCAAGTCTGTCGTAGAGTTTGAAGATGTTCAattgttgaaacaggaaaagGAGATTTTGTCGTCTAATATTACAAATGGGAATATCTCGAAAAACTTTGACTCTGTTAGCATCAACTCCATTGAGGACGAAGCGTGGGATCTACTGAGGGAGTCTGTAGTTAATTATTGTGGCAATCCTATTGGAACTATTGCTGCAAAGGATCCAAACAGTACCAATGTTTTGAATTATGACCAGGTCTTTATTCGGGATTTTATTCCTTCTGGAATCGCTTTCCTATTGAAGGGAGAGTATGATATTGTTCGTAATTTCATTCTTCATACGCTTCAGTTGCAG AGCTGGGAGAAAACAATGGATTGTCATAGTCCAGGACAAGGTTTGATGCCTGCTAGTTTTAAGGTTCGGACAGTTCCTCTGGAAGGGGATGACTCTGCAACAGAAGAGGTTTTGGATCCTGACTTTGGAGAGGCAGCCATTGGCCGTGTTGCCCCTGTTGATTCCG GATTGTGGTGGATTATTTTACTACGAGCATATGGAAAATGCTCCGGAGATTTATCAGTTCAGGAGAGAGTTGATGTGCAAACAGGAATTAAGATGATTTTGAAGTTGTGTCTTGCTGATGGCTTTGACATGTTTCCAACATTATTAGTAACTGATGGTTCTTGCATGATAGATCGAAGGATGGGCATACATGGGCATCCTTTGGAGATCCAG GCCCTGTTTTATTCTGCCTTACTTTGTGCACGTGAGATGCTTACTCCCGAGGATGGATCAGCGGATCTCATACGTGCACTGAACAATCGTCTGGTAGCTCTTTCATTTCATATTAGGGAATATTATTGGATTGATATGAAAAGATTAAATGAAATTTATCGTTACAAGACAGAGGAATACTCGTATGATGCAGTTAACAAATTCAACATATACCCAGACCAGATTCCTCCTTGGTTAGTGGAATGGATGCCAAACAAAGGAGGCTACTTAATTGGTAACTTACAACCAGCTCACATGGATTTCCGTTTTTTTTCGCTGGGAAACTTGTGGTCTGTGGTTAATAGTATGGCCACAGAGGAACAATCACATTCCATATTGGATCTTATTGAGGCCAAATGGTCGGATTTGGTGGCAGAGATGCCACTAAAGATTTGTTATCCCGCTCTTGAAGGTCAGGAGTGGCAGATAATCACCGGAAGTGATCCTAAGAACAC GCCTTGGTCCTACCATAACGGAGGCTCCTGGCCATCACTGCTCTGGCAG TTCACAGCTGCATGCATAAAGATGAATAGACCACATATTGCTGCAAAAACTGTTGAAATTGCTGAGAGGCGTATATCAAGAGACAAGTGGCCTGAATACTATGACACAAAAAGATCCCGATTCATCGGAAAACAATCTCAACTGTTTCAGACATGGTCAATTGCCGGATACCTTGTGTCAAAGCTGCTGCTTGCAGACCCAAGTAAAGCAAACATTCTGATAACTGCAGAGGATTCCGAACTTGCGAATGCTTTTATTACTGCCAATCCAAAAGGAAAGCGTGGGAGGAAAAATTTGAAGCAGACCTACATTGTATGA